A window of the Polaribacter sp. HaHaR_3_91 genome harbors these coding sequences:
- a CDS encoding helix-turn-helix domain-containing protein: MYTYKGKEYPCCASLTMGMIGGKWKTVILFHLRNTALRYNELRKEMPTVTERTLSLQLKALEEDGIINRTVFTSKAPLKVSYSLTYFGKTLIPVVQSIADWGFSVLEKDKSVGVNI; encoded by the coding sequence ATGTACACATATAAAGGAAAAGAATATCCTTGTTGCGCAAGTTTAACTATGGGAATGATTGGTGGTAAATGGAAAACGGTTATTTTATTTCATTTACGAAACACTGCACTTCGCTACAATGAATTAAGAAAGGAAATGCCAACAGTTACAGAAAGAACCTTAAGTCTACAATTAAAAGCTTTGGAGGAGGATGGTATTATTAATAGAACCGTTTTTACCTCTAAAGCCCCTTTAAAAGTATCATATTCATTAACCTATTTTGGTAAAACTCTAATTCCGGTTGTACAATCTATAGCAGATTGGGGTTTTTCTGTGCTTGAAAAAGATAAAAGTGTTGGTGTTAATATATAA
- a CDS encoding APC family permease gives MKGKHKIGWKTAAALVISNMIGTGVFTSLGYQLTDIQNTWSIVLIWLLGGLFALIGALTYAELGTNFDDSGGDYVFLSKLIHPIVGYIYAWVSLTVGFSAPIAISVMAMKSYLNPINPTIFNDWFGILVILILTAIHSISVGQSGKFQNISTGVKIGFVLILIILGFSFVPAQDVTAIDLSNSWQDEILLPGFAVSLLYVTYAYTGWNSAAYIVDEIDDARRNLPKALLFGTALVTIIYVLLQVVFLKHASVDQLSGKVEVAFISFKNIFGTEGGNWVSYLIAIQLIATVSGYLWIGSRITFAMAKDHSFWRKIAVKNKNGIPVRALWLQAGISIVLTLTGTFEQVLLYASFLLQLMGTLTVASIFWLKGRKGAFKSPLKPFLQIVFVVFSVWILGYMLMEKPKESAIGLLFVLTGIVTYFFSDRTNKQ, from the coding sequence ATGAAAGGTAAACACAAAATAGGTTGGAAGACAGCAGCAGCTTTGGTTATTTCCAATATGATTGGTACTGGAGTTTTTACCAGTTTAGGGTATCAATTAACTGATATTCAAAATACATGGAGTATCGTGCTAATTTGGTTGTTAGGTGGTTTATTTGCTTTAATTGGTGCATTAACTTATGCCGAATTAGGTACAAATTTTGATGATTCTGGTGGAGATTACGTATTTCTATCTAAATTAATTCATCCAATTGTTGGGTATATTTACGCTTGGGTTTCCTTAACTGTTGGTTTTTCGGCTCCGATTGCTATTTCTGTAATGGCTATGAAAAGCTATTTAAATCCTATAAATCCAACTATATTTAACGATTGGTTCGGTATTTTGGTGATTTTAATATTGACTGCAATTCACTCTATAAGCGTTGGGCAAAGCGGAAAATTTCAAAACATTTCTACAGGTGTTAAAATTGGTTTTGTACTAATATTAATCATACTCGGTTTTAGTTTTGTACCTGCGCAAGATGTAACCGCTATAGATCTTAGTAATTCTTGGCAAGACGAAATATTATTACCTGGTTTTGCTGTTTCACTATTATATGTAACATATGCATATACAGGTTGGAATTCTGCCGCATACATCGTGGATGAAATTGATGATGCAAGAAGAAATTTACCAAAAGCTTTACTATTCGGAACTGCATTAGTCACCATAATTTACGTACTGTTGCAAGTTGTATTTTTAAAACATGCGTCTGTAGATCAACTTTCTGGTAAGGTGGAAGTCGCTTTTATTTCTTTTAAAAACATCTTTGGCACAGAAGGAGGGAACTGGGTGAGTTACTTAATTGCCATACAACTTATTGCAACTGTAAGCGGTTATCTTTGGATTGGTTCTAGAATAACATTTGCAATGGCTAAAGATCATTCTTTTTGGAGGAAAATAGCCGTTAAAAACAAAAACGGAATACCAGTAAGAGCTTTGTGGTTACAAGCAGGAATAAGTATTGTATTAACGCTTACAGGTACTTTTGAGCAAGTTCTTTTATATGCTAGTTTCTTATTACAATTAATGGGAACCTTAACCGTTGCTTCTATATTTTGGTTAAAAGGAAGAAAAGGAGCTTTTAAGAGTCCGTTAAAACCATTTCTACAAATTGTTTTTGTGGTTTTTAGTGTATGGATATTAGGGTATATGTTAATGGAAAAACCGAAAGAAAGTGCCATCGGGTTGTTGTTTGTATTAACTGGTATTGTAACGTACTTCTTTTCTGACAGAACAAATAAACAGTAA
- a CDS encoding GTP-binding protein: protein MIKGIKKLPVTVLSGFLGAGKTTLLNHILHNKEGLKVAVIVNDMSEVNIDAQFLENENTLSRTEEKLVEMSNGCICCTLREDLMIEVEKLAAQNKFDYLLIESTGISEPIPVAQTFTFESEDGKIDLSKFSYIDTMVTVVDAFNFLKDFSSADYLATRELTNIEGDDRTIVNLLTDQIEFANVIILNKIDLVTEEQVATLHAIIQKLNPEASIITTQNSKVVIESVLNTGLFDYEKAEASAGWLKELENEHVPETEEYGINSLVYRSKKPFHPARFLNYLNTDFPQNIIRSKGLFWLASRSDQALLWSSAGGSCKADSAGVWWASMSFGERISSAVFVENKDDIEKGWDAIYGDRKIELVFIGQYLEKEAIIAQLNTCLLTDKEIETWKTKSFPQEDQWPITQ from the coding sequence ATGATAAAAGGAATTAAAAAATTACCAGTAACTGTTTTAAGTGGATTTTTAGGAGCTGGTAAAACCACATTATTAAATCATATTTTGCATAACAAAGAAGGGTTAAAAGTAGCTGTTATTGTAAATGATATGAGTGAGGTGAATATAGACGCTCAGTTTCTAGAAAATGAAAACACACTTTCTAGAACCGAAGAAAAGTTAGTCGAAATGTCTAACGGATGTATTTGCTGTACTTTACGAGAAGATTTAATGATTGAGGTTGAAAAACTAGCTGCTCAAAATAAATTTGATTATTTACTTATAGAAAGCACCGGAATTAGTGAACCGATTCCTGTTGCTCAAACTTTTACATTTGAAAGTGAAGATGGTAAAATAGATTTAAGCAAGTTTAGCTATATAGATACGATGGTTACGGTGGTAGATGCTTTTAATTTCTTAAAAGATTTTTCTAGTGCAGATTATTTAGCCACAAGAGAGTTGACGAATATAGAAGGAGACGATAGAACTATTGTAAACCTGTTAACAGACCAAATTGAATTTGCAAACGTAATTATTTTGAATAAAATAGATTTAGTTACTGAAGAACAAGTAGCAACGCTGCATGCAATTATTCAAAAATTAAATCCTGAAGCAAGTATTATTACCACACAAAACTCTAAAGTTGTAATAGAAAGCGTTTTAAACACGGGGTTATTTGATTATGAAAAAGCAGAAGCTTCTGCAGGTTGGTTAAAAGAATTAGAAAATGAGCACGTGCCAGAAACGGAAGAATACGGAATTAACTCTCTCGTTTATAGGAGTAAAAAACCATTTCATCCAGCGCGATTTTTAAACTATTTAAATACAGATTTTCCTCAGAATATTATAAGAAGTAAAGGGCTTTTTTGGTTAGCCTCTAGGTCTGACCAAGCTTTACTTTGGAGTTCCGCAGGAGGATCTTGTAAAGCAGACTCTGCAGGTGTTTGGTGGGCATCAATGTCTTTTGGAGAACGCATTAGTTCTGCTGTTTTTGTAGAAAATAAAGACGATATAGAAAAAGGTTGGGACGCCATATATGGAGACCGTAAAATAGAATTAGTTTTTATTGGTCAATATTTAGAGAAAGAAGCCATAATCGCTCAATTAAACACTTGTTTATTAACTGATAAAGAAATAGAAACATGGAAAACTAAATCATTTCCGCAAGAAGATCAATGGCCAATAACACAATAA
- a CDS encoding PhoX family phosphatase, whose product MEYNRRKFISFIGKAGVGLAVAPQFLVSCGNTTTPAKGIDVMSDDQFKTLKNLVLEGLLPSDKDDLLLANGLEYHSIIKWGESINNTDTFGFNNDFICFIPLDENNPKDGLLWVNHEYINPFFVSDFNKSEENKTPKTKEQVDKEMYNVGGSIVRIKEENGIWKVVENDPHNRRITSQTPMTLNWDTPIKEATTVFGTNSNCSGGITPWKTFITCEENYDACFGETAYDENNNPSHRASEYGWETFYNYPPEHYGWVVEVNPKDGTAQKHIALGRFAHECCTLYELEDKRVVAYTGDDHNDEHLYKFISSKPGSLKEGALYVADTINGKWLAMDWENQPILKSKFKDQTEVLIRAREAAKLIGATALNRPEDIEIDPITGNIFVSLTNNKPKGDFHGSILKIEETNGAFDSLTFKAETYKAGGEEPGFSCPDNLAFDLAGNLWMTSDMSGSAMNKADTPYLPFKNNSLFVIPRYGKDAGKVIRVATAPNDAELTGPWFSPDGKTLFLSVQHPGEQTKDLSNPTSTWPFDKDDIPKPAVVAITGNLIEKMNKLNLLEV is encoded by the coding sequence ATGGAATATAATCGAAGAAAATTTATATCTTTTATTGGTAAAGCAGGAGTAGGTTTAGCGGTTGCACCTCAGTTTTTAGTAAGTTGTGGCAATACAACAACTCCTGCAAAAGGAATTGATGTTATGTCTGATGACCAATTTAAAACTTTAAAAAATTTGGTTTTAGAAGGATTATTGCCTTCGGATAAAGACGATTTATTATTAGCCAATGGATTAGAGTATCATTCCATCATTAAATGGGGAGAAAGCATTAATAATACTGATACTTTTGGATTCAATAATGATTTTATCTGTTTTATCCCTTTGGATGAAAACAACCCTAAAGACGGTTTATTATGGGTAAATCATGAATATATAAATCCGTTTTTTGTTTCTGATTTTAATAAATCCGAAGAAAATAAAACACCAAAAACAAAAGAGCAAGTAGATAAAGAAATGTACAATGTTGGTGGCAGTATTGTACGAATAAAAGAGGAAAATGGCATTTGGAAAGTTGTTGAAAATGATCCTCATAACAGACGTATTACATCCCAAACCCCCATGACGCTAAATTGGGATACTCCAATTAAAGAAGCGACTACCGTATTTGGAACAAATAGTAATTGTTCTGGAGGAATTACACCATGGAAAACATTTATTACCTGCGAAGAAAACTATGATGCCTGTTTTGGAGAAACAGCATATGATGAAAATAACAATCCTTCTCATCGAGCAAGTGAATACGGATGGGAAACGTTTTATAACTATCCACCGGAGCATTATGGTTGGGTAGTTGAAGTAAATCCAAAAGACGGAACTGCACAAAAACATATCGCCTTAGGGCGTTTTGCACACGAATGTTGTACACTTTACGAACTAGAAGATAAACGTGTTGTTGCATATACTGGTGATGATCATAACGATGAACATCTGTATAAATTTATCTCTTCTAAACCAGGTTCTTTAAAAGAAGGAGCACTTTATGTGGCTGATACCATCAACGGAAAATGGTTGGCTATGGATTGGGAGAATCAACCGATTTTAAAAAGTAAATTCAAAGACCAAACAGAAGTTTTAATTAGAGCTAGAGAAGCTGCAAAACTAATTGGAGCTACTGCATTAAACAGACCTGAAGACATAGAAATAGATCCTATTACCGGAAACATTTTTGTCTCCTTAACAAATAACAAACCAAAAGGCGATTTCCATGGGTCAATTTTAAAAATTGAAGAAACAAATGGTGCTTTTGATTCGCTAACCTTTAAAGCAGAAACATACAAAGCAGGAGGAGAGGAACCAGGGTTTTCTTGTCCGGATAACTTAGCATTTGATTTAGCAGGGAATCTTTGGATGACATCAGACATGTCTGGAAGCGCAATGAATAAAGCTGATACACCGTATTTACCTTTTAAAAATAACAGTTTATTTGTAATTCCGAGATACGGAAAAGACGCTGGAAAAGTAATTAGAGTTGCCACTGCACCAAATGATGCAGAGTTAACAGGTCCTTGGTTTTCTCCTGATGGTAAAACACTGTTTTTAAGTGTTCAACATCCTGGTGAACAAACAAAAGATTTAAGCAACCCAACGAGTACTTGGCCTTTTGATAAAGACGATATACCGAAACCAGCAGTGGTAGCAATTACAGGAAATTTAATAGAAAAAATGAATAAATTAAATTTACTAGAAGTATAA
- the nfsB gene encoding oxygen-insensitive NAD(P)H nitroreductase, which yields MNLQETLNWRYTTKEFDPTKKISDADMVQVKNLLRMSPSSVNLQPWHFIIAETTEGKARMAKGTKGFFHFNEPKVVNASAVVLFCSKTSEGADDAYFKHLLELQNKDGRFPNEDVKNGMYGAMNAFANIHKYDLKDYQHWMEKQVYLNIGSFLLGVASLGIDATAMEGIDVKALDEEFGLREKGFTSLVAVSLGYRTESDFNSTEKTPKSRLAESEIFTVI from the coding sequence ATGAACTTACAAGAAACATTAAACTGGAGATACACCACTAAGGAATTTGATCCAACCAAGAAAATATCTGATGCAGATATGGTGCAAGTTAAAAATTTACTAAGAATGAGTCCTTCAAGTGTAAACCTTCAACCTTGGCATTTTATTATTGCAGAAACTACCGAAGGAAAAGCACGTATGGCAAAGGGAACGAAAGGTTTTTTTCATTTTAACGAACCAAAAGTGGTAAACGCTTCTGCAGTTGTTTTATTCTGTTCAAAAACAAGTGAAGGTGCAGATGATGCTTATTTTAAACACCTTTTAGAGTTACAGAATAAAGATGGAAGATTCCCAAATGAAGACGTCAAAAATGGTATGTATGGAGCAATGAATGCTTTTGCAAACATTCATAAATATGACTTAAAAGACTATCAACATTGGATGGAAAAACAAGTATACTTAAACATTGGAAGCTTTTTATTAGGAGTTGCAAGTTTAGGAATAGATGCAACAGCAATGGAGGGTATTGATGTAAAAGCATTAGATGAAGAATTCGGATTAAGAGAAAAAGGTTTCACTTCTTTAGTAGCTGTTTCTTTGGGCTATAGAACTGAATCTGATTTTAATTCAACAGAAAAAACACCAAAATCTAGATTGGCTGAAAGTGAGATTTTTACGGTAATATAA
- a CDS encoding GTP-binding protein, translating into MEAIITIVGFLGSGKTTLLNYLIDRFTEKEWNPFVILNDYENANMDVQQFLDKVNNKHIKALTGSCICCSGIHELRNYVNGIPIRKNGITLIEANGTSDACTLMEFLGVGVNNRFLPPIQISVVDVLNWQKRGEHNDLEANQIQVSSLIVLTHLDGASEHRKELVIKDLKKHNPFAKIIAMEKLDVELLPILLPSKNVVDKLAHQKAHWSSCSIDLPVLPSKECIDLICNQLPKSILRVKGCVQIAKETNYTYFERTPDGKIFVRPFKGVPITGTKLLTIGAGSEPAVLEQAIANSLNIFN; encoded by the coding sequence ATGGAAGCAATTATTACCATTGTCGGCTTTTTGGGATCAGGGAAAACTACTTTATTAAACTATTTAATAGATCGTTTTACTGAAAAAGAATGGAATCCTTTTGTGATCTTAAATGATTATGAAAATGCCAATATGGATGTACAGCAGTTTCTAGATAAAGTAAATAACAAACATATAAAAGCGCTTACCGGAAGTTGTATTTGTTGCAGTGGCATACATGAACTTAGAAATTATGTAAACGGAATTCCTATTAGAAAAAACGGAATTACTTTAATTGAAGCCAACGGAACATCAGATGCATGTACGCTTATGGAGTTTTTAGGAGTAGGTGTAAACAATCGGTTTTTACCACCTATACAAATCTCTGTGGTAGATGTACTAAATTGGCAAAAACGTGGTGAACACAATGATTTAGAAGCGAATCAAATACAGGTATCCTCTTTAATTGTGTTGACACATCTTGATGGAGCTTCAGAACATAGGAAGGAATTGGTAATTAAAGACTTAAAAAAACACAACCCTTTTGCTAAAATTATCGCTATGGAGAAGCTAGATGTGGAGTTGTTACCCATTCTTTTACCTTCTAAAAATGTGGTTGATAAATTAGCGCATCAAAAAGCACATTGGTCTTCTTGTTCTATAGATTTACCTGTTTTACCTTCTAAAGAGTGCATAGATCTTATATGTAATCAGTTGCCTAAGAGTATACTTAGAGTTAAAGGTTGTGTACAAATAGCTAAAGAAACAAATTACACTTATTTTGAAAGAACTCCAGACGGAAAAATATTTGTAAGACCTTTTAAAGGCGTGCCAATAACAGGAACTAAATTACTAACTATTGGTGCTGGTAGTGAACCTGCTGTTTTAGAACAAGCGATTGCAAATAGCTTAAATATCTTCAATTAA
- a CDS encoding Fur family transcriptional regulator, which produces MGIIRKTKAVEVLLNEFKNSSVAISAKMLINQLDTEFNKTTIYRILDKLEDDGVLHSFLGKDGLKWYAKCTGCSATEHKDVHPHFQCLSCGKVECLQVKVVIPKIENRQIAFSQVLIQGKCEECIG; this is translated from the coding sequence ATGGGAATTATTAGAAAAACAAAGGCTGTAGAAGTATTACTTAATGAGTTTAAAAACAGTTCTGTAGCTATTTCTGCAAAAATGCTAATAAATCAATTAGATACTGAATTTAACAAAACAACGATATATCGTATTTTAGATAAGCTAGAAGATGATGGTGTTTTGCATTCTTTTCTTGGTAAAGATGGACTTAAGTGGTATGCTAAATGTACCGGATGTTCAGCTACAGAGCACAAAGATGTGCATCCGCATTTTCAATGTCTAAGTTGCGGTAAAGTAGAATGCTTACAAGTAAAAGTTGTTATTCCTAAAATAGAGAACAGACAAATAGCTTTTTCCCAGGTGCTTATACAAGGGAAATGTGAAGAATGTATTGGATAA
- the folE gene encoding GTP cyclohydrolase I FolE, protein MKNKKQIEIVGDNHFSSSIRTPLRADAFDKSDEEKIENIQYHFKKIMEEMGLDLTDDSLSGTPYRVAKMYVKELFYGLNPINKPKLSTFENKYGYNKMLVEQNITIDSACEHHFLPIIGYANVAYVPKDKVIGLSKINRLVDYYARRPQVQERLVLQILNDLQTILGTKDVIVSVTAKHLCVSSRGIKDQSSFTTTLEYGGCFTETEKRNDFLKIIAQEKI, encoded by the coding sequence ATGAAAAATAAAAAACAAATAGAAATTGTAGGTGACAATCATTTCTCATCAAGTATAAGAACACCTTTACGTGCAGATGCTTTTGATAAAAGTGATGAAGAAAAAATAGAAAACATCCAGTATCATTTTAAAAAGATCATGGAAGAAATGGGGTTAGATTTAACTGATGATAGTTTATCTGGCACCCCATATCGTGTTGCTAAAATGTATGTAAAAGAGTTGTTTTATGGCTTAAACCCTATAAACAAACCTAAACTATCCACTTTTGAAAATAAATATGGGTATAATAAAATGTTAGTAGAACAAAATATTACGATAGACTCTGCTTGCGAACATCACTTTTTGCCAATAATAGGGTATGCAAATGTGGCATATGTTCCTAAAGACAAAGTAATCGGTTTGTCTAAGATAAATCGGTTGGTAGATTATTATGCACGCCGTCCGCAAGTACAAGAAAGACTAGTACTTCAAATTTTGAACGATTTACAAACTATTTTAGGTACTAAAGATGTAATTGTTTCGGTGACAGCAAAACACCTTTGTGTTTCTTCTAGAGGTATCAAAGATCAAAGCAGTTTTACAACCACTTTAGAATATGGAGGTTGTTTTACTGAAACAGAAAAACGTAACGATTTCTTAAAGATCATCGCTCAAGAAAAAATATAA
- a CDS encoding TonB-dependent receptor: MRSFLLFIFLSTTLCLSAQKIYNGKVIDTNNSPLEDVNVIIEGTSTGTITDNSGNFSVSSNNENAILVFSALGFKTQKQQGGRNLAIVLQESSEILSEVVLVGTRNPRQTKLETPVAVDIVDVSKIKLTSAQTTANDLLANLVPSFNSNRQSSSDGTEHVDPASLRGLGPDQVLVLINGKRRHTTSLLNNQNTVGNGSVGTDLSSIPSAAIDRIEVLRDGAAAQYGSDAIAGVINIILKKNTGLEVGTTYGLTSEGDGETFNLNVNYGTKIGNKGGFINLTAEFNDRGKTSRSQNHNLVIYDQSDLGNFFAYDFSNDGARERDNELINAAGLTRDDFNFQIGDAAITNTQVFVNLELPTNENDTFYAAGGGNYRTGNGFGFRRLPSEGHVLELYPNGFQPMLESTVVDLSLIAGYKTKLGEWDFDLSNTNGYNQFDYGISNTVNDALGINSPTSFDAGGHTFLQNTVNLDFSKFDDTIMSGLGLAFGAEYRYENYTIYAGEEGSYIGNGANSFPGFAPNNEVDEQRSSVGIYADVELNFTDKFLVDVAGRFENYNDFGNTINGKIAARYKLTDAVVLRGAFGTGFRAPSLQQQYFNNIATDLVDGNLINGGTFRNDSEIAQTLGIPELKEETSTSISLGLTAKVTNNFQITLDAYKVDIDDRIIYTGSLGNDVYGDEISELQDILKPLGVSSARFFTNAINTSTAGVDLVMNYKVSLNEGALNFSLLYNHNETEVDDTLNNVPDIFVGQEDVYFGAQEKSLIESNNPQDKAIFTVDLTKNKFGVMLRNTYWGEITRNGFPFGGTQLHSGKVTTDLTGSYNINDNLSLTVGANNLFDVLPDEQIYDNSYFGVFKYASVQMGTTGAFYFARLNYKI; encoded by the coding sequence ATGAGGTCCTTTTTATTATTTATATTTCTAAGTACAACTCTCTGTTTATCTGCTCAGAAAATATACAACGGAAAAGTTATTGATACCAATAACTCACCACTAGAAGACGTAAATGTTATTATCGAAGGTACATCAACAGGAACTATTACAGATAACAGTGGTAATTTTTCTGTTTCTAGCAATAATGAAAACGCAATTTTAGTTTTTTCTGCATTAGGGTTTAAAACTCAGAAACAACAAGGAGGACGAAACTTAGCAATTGTTTTACAAGAATCATCAGAGATTCTTTCGGAAGTTGTACTGGTAGGAACAAGAAATCCAAGACAAACGAAATTAGAAACTCCAGTAGCGGTAGATATTGTAGATGTGTCTAAAATTAAATTAACAAGTGCACAAACTACGGCGAATGATTTGCTAGCGAATTTAGTACCTTCATTCAATTCTAATCGCCAATCTTCTTCGGACGGAACAGAACATGTAGATCCTGCTTCTTTAAGAGGTTTAGGTCCAGATCAAGTTTTGGTACTTATCAACGGAAAAAGAAGACACACGACCTCGTTATTAAATAATCAAAACACGGTTGGTAACGGATCTGTTGGTACAGATTTATCTTCGATACCTTCAGCTGCTATCGATAGAATTGAAGTACTTAGAGATGGAGCTGCTGCTCAATACGGATCTGATGCTATTGCAGGGGTCATCAATATTATTTTAAAGAAAAATACAGGTTTAGAGGTTGGTACTACTTATGGTTTAACTTCGGAAGGCGATGGAGAGACTTTTAATTTAAATGTAAATTATGGTACCAAAATTGGCAATAAAGGTGGTTTTATAAACCTTACGGCAGAATTTAACGATAGAGGTAAAACAAGTAGAAGTCAAAATCATAATTTGGTTATTTATGACCAGTCTGATTTAGGCAATTTCTTTGCGTATGATTTTTCTAATGATGGTGCCAGAGAACGTGATAACGAATTGATTAATGCTGCTGGTTTAACTCGTGATGATTTTAATTTTCAAATTGGAGATGCGGCTATAACCAATACCCAGGTTTTTGTAAACCTTGAACTTCCTACGAATGAAAATGATACTTTTTACGCAGCAGGTGGTGGAAACTATAGAACGGGTAATGGTTTTGGTTTTAGAAGATTACCTTCAGAAGGTCATGTTTTAGAGTTATATCCAAACGGGTTTCAACCCATGTTAGAATCTACAGTTGTCGATCTTTCTTTAATTGCAGGTTATAAAACAAAACTTGGTGAATGGGATTTTGATTTGAGTAATACCAATGGTTACAATCAATTTGATTATGGCATTTCTAATACTGTAAATGATGCATTGGGCATTAATAGTCCGACTTCTTTTGATGCAGGTGGACATACCTTTTTACAAAATACCGTAAACTTAGACTTTTCTAAATTTGATGATACTATCATGAGCGGACTTGGTTTGGCTTTTGGTGCTGAATACAGATACGAGAATTATACGATTTATGCAGGAGAAGAAGGTTCGTATATTGGCAATGGAGCAAATTCATTTCCAGGTTTTGCACCGAATAATGAAGTAGATGAGCAAAGATCTTCTGTAGGAATATATGCAGATGTTGAGCTTAATTTTACTGACAAATTCTTAGTTGATGTAGCTGGTAGATTCGAAAATTATAATGATTTTGGGAACACCATTAACGGAAAAATAGCAGCAAGATATAAATTAACAGATGCTGTTGTTTTAAGAGGTGCATTTGGAACTGGATTTAGAGCGCCATCTTTACAACAACAATATTTTAATAATATCGCTACCGATTTGGTTGACGGAAACCTTATTAATGGAGGTACGTTTAGAAACGATAGTGAAATTGCTCAGACTTTAGGTATTCCTGAATTAAAAGAAGAAACTTCTACAAGTATAAGTCTTGGTTTAACAGCTAAGGTTACCAATAATTTTCAAATTACTTTAGATGCTTATAAAGTTGATATTGACGATAGAATTATTTATACAGGTAGTTTAGGTAATGATGTTTATGGTGATGAAATATCAGAATTACAAGATATTCTTAAGCCACTAGGTGTTTCTTCTGCACGTTTTTTTACCAATGCAATTAATACATCCACTGCAGGTGTAGATTTGGTAATGAATTATAAAGTATCTTTAAATGAAGGTGCTTTAAACTTTTCTTTATTGTACAACCATAATGAAACGGAAGTAGACGATACACTTAATAATGTTCCGGACATTTTTGTAGGTCAAGAAGATGTGTATTTTGGTGCTCAAGAAAAAAGTTTAATTGAATCTAATAATCCTCAGGACAAAGCAATATTTACGGTCGATTTAACAAAAAATAAGTTTGGCGTAATGTTAAGAAACACGTATTGGGGAGAAATAACTAGAAATGGTTTTCCTTTTGGAGGCACTCAATTACATTCAGGAAAAGTGACTACAGACTTAACAGGCTCTTACAATATCAATGATAATCTTTCTTTAACAGTTGGAGCAAATAATTTATTTGATGTATTGCCAGATGAACAAATTTATGACAACAGTTATTTTGGTGTATTTAAATATGCATCGGTTCAAATGGGAACAACGGGAGCATTTTATTTTGCAAGATTAAACTACAAAATATAA
- a CDS encoding MerC domain-containing protein, producing MIISKQKSDSIGAIASSLCLIHCAATPLLFIVQAGASACCSTTPVWWKFIDYFFLVISFFAIYRSTETTTNTWMKPALWFSWLLLFIVIINEKIALLSIPESAIYIPAIALIILHTYNRKYCQCKTDKCCTNEK from the coding sequence ATGATTATTTCAAAACAAAAATCCGATAGCATTGGTGCTATAGCAAGTTCTCTTTGTCTTATACATTGTGCTGCTACTCCCTTATTGTTTATAGTGCAAGCAGGCGCATCAGCTTGTTGCAGTACGACACCTGTTTGGTGGAAATTTATAGATTATTTCTTTTTAGTAATCTCCTTTTTTGCCATTTATAGATCTACGGAAACTACTACAAATACCTGGATGAAACCTGCTTTGTGGTTTAGTTGGTTGCTACTGTTTATTGTGATTATCAATGAAAAAATAGCATTGCTTTCTATACCAGAAAGCGCAATTTATATACCAGCAATTGCACTAATTATTTTACATACCTATAATAGAAAATATTGCCAGTGTAAAACCGATAAATGTTGTACAAATGAAAAATAA